The Oryzias melastigma strain HK-1 linkage group LG6, ASM292280v2, whole genome shotgun sequence genome includes a window with the following:
- the LOC112141168 gene encoding gamma-crystallin M2-like — MSATDMNMMSRIVFYEDRNFMGRSYECSGDFADMSSYLSRCHSCRVERGCFMVYDRPNYMGNQYFMRRGEYADYMSMFGMNDCIRSCRMIPMYRGSYRMRIYERENFGGQMYELMDDCDNIMDRYRMNNCMSCHVMDGHWLMYEQPHYRGRMMYMRPGEYRNFMNMGWSGARFMSMRRIMDSYY; from the exons ATGTCCGCCACTGACATGAACATGATGAGCAGG ATCGTCTTCTACGAGGACAGGAACTTCATGGGACGTTCCTATGAGTGCAGCGGCGACTTTGCCGACATGTCCTCCTACCTGAGCAGGTGTCACTCCTGCAGGGTGGAGAGAGGCTGCTTCATGGTCTACGACCGTCCCAACTACATGGGTAACCAGTACTTCATGAGGAGGGGCGAGTACGCCGACTACATGAGCATGTTTGGAATGAACGACTGCATCAGGTCCTGCCGCATGATCCCCATG TACCGTGGTTCCTACAGGATGAGGATCTACGAGAGGGAGAACTTCGGCGGCCAGATGTACGAGCTGATGGACGACTGTGACAACATCATGGACCGCTACCGCATGAACAACTGCATGTCCTGCCACGTGATGGACGGCCACTGGCTGATGTACGAGCAGCCCCACTACAGAGGCAGGATGATGTACATGAGGCCCGGAGAGTACAGGAACTTCATGAACATGGGCTGGAGCGGCGCGAGGTTCATGAGCATGAGGCGCATCATGGACTCCTACTACTGA